From Variovorax sp. PMC12, the proteins below share one genomic window:
- a CDS encoding LysE family translocator, with protein sequence MHFSNWLVFCGVTLLVAFTPGPAVLLAVSNSMSVGPRRAMISSLGNATGLFMVSAAAMAGLGVVLSTSAHAFMLLKLAGAAYLIYLGIKQWRSQGSVFADLQGAPAGAVPRSGLRLFGNGLTVALTNPKGILFFSALFPQFLTQDAPLAMQFVVLTTTFATASVLSHAFYVLLARLLRKQLSDPRRTRLFNKVSGGAFVLLGLSLLRLRNKTAA encoded by the coding sequence GTGCATTTCTCGAACTGGCTCGTCTTCTGCGGCGTCACGCTGCTCGTCGCCTTCACGCCCGGACCGGCGGTGTTGCTCGCGGTCTCGAACTCGATGAGCGTGGGCCCGCGACGCGCGATGATCAGCTCGCTCGGCAATGCGACGGGGCTGTTCATGGTGTCGGCCGCGGCCATGGCCGGGCTGGGCGTGGTGCTCTCGACCTCCGCCCATGCCTTCATGCTGCTGAAGTTGGCCGGCGCGGCTTACCTGATCTACCTGGGCATCAAGCAGTGGCGCAGCCAGGGCAGCGTGTTCGCCGACCTGCAGGGCGCGCCGGCCGGTGCGGTGCCGCGTTCGGGCCTGCGCCTGTTCGGCAACGGCCTGACGGTGGCGCTGACCAACCCGAAGGGCATTCTTTTCTTCTCCGCGCTGTTCCCGCAATTCCTGACGCAGGACGCGCCGCTGGCCATGCAGTTCGTGGTGCTGACGACCACCTTCGCGACCGCCTCGGTGCTGTCGCATGCGTTCTACGTGCTGCTGGCGCGACTTCTGCGCAAGCAGCTCTCGGATCCGCGCCGCACGCGGCTGTTCAACAAGGTGTCGGGCGGGGCCTTCGTGCTGCTGGGCCTGAGCCTGCTGCGGTTGCGCAACAAGACAGCCGCCTGA
- a CDS encoding NIPSNAP family protein, translating into MVTCYLRYIVDAYKLKEFEHYGRLWIPLVEKFGGQHHGYFLPSEGTNNVALAMFTFPSLAAYEKYRADSMQDPECQAAFKYAEETRCILSYERSFFRPVFK; encoded by the coding sequence ATGGTCACCTGCTACCTGCGCTACATCGTCGACGCCTACAAGCTCAAGGAGTTCGAGCACTACGGCAGGCTCTGGATCCCGCTGGTCGAGAAGTTCGGCGGCCAGCACCACGGCTACTTCCTGCCCTCGGAAGGCACGAACAACGTCGCGCTGGCGATGTTCACCTTCCCGAGCCTGGCCGCCTACGAAAAGTACCGCGCCGACTCGATGCAGGACCCGGAATGCCAGGCCGCCTTCAAGTACGCGGAAGAAACCCGCTGCATCCTGAGTTACGAACGCAGCTTCTTCCGCCCGGTATTCAAGTAA
- a CDS encoding HAD family hydrolase has translation MTSASTAPAGAEPLDLQRISAISLDLDDTLWPIWPTIERAEGVLQEWLLREAPKTASLLLTPGILRELREATAKERSDLAHDLSALRRESIRTALKRAGEDPALADPAFEAFFEERQRVTLYEDALPALKWLSERYPLVAISNGNADIHKTGVGRWFRTAFNARAFGSGKPHAPIFRAAAASVGFLPKDVLHVGDDAELDVVGALNAGMQAAWLVRDERPWVHDARPQLIVPNLHALCVALGA, from the coding sequence ATGACCTCCGCTTCGACGGCGCCAGCAGGCGCCGAACCCCTCGACCTCCAACGTATTTCCGCGATCTCGCTCGACCTCGACGACACGCTGTGGCCGATCTGGCCGACCATCGAGCGCGCAGAGGGCGTGCTCCAGGAATGGCTGCTGCGCGAGGCGCCCAAGACGGCCTCGCTGCTGCTGACGCCCGGCATTCTTCGCGAACTGCGCGAAGCCACGGCCAAGGAACGCTCCGACCTTGCGCACGACCTGAGCGCGCTGCGCCGGGAGTCGATCCGCACCGCGCTCAAGCGCGCGGGCGAAGACCCGGCGCTGGCCGATCCGGCCTTCGAGGCGTTCTTCGAAGAGCGCCAGCGCGTGACGCTGTATGAAGACGCGCTGCCCGCACTCAAGTGGCTCAGCGAACGCTATCCGCTGGTGGCCATCTCGAACGGCAACGCCGACATCCACAAGACCGGCGTCGGCCGATGGTTCCGCACCGCCTTCAATGCGCGGGCCTTCGGCAGCGGCAAGCCGCATGCGCCCATCTTCCGTGCCGCCGCGGCATCGGTCGGCTTCCTGCCCAAGGACGTGCTGCACGTGGGCGACGACGCCGAGCTCGACGTGGTCGGCGCGCTCAATGCCGGCATGCAGGCCGCCTGGCTCGTGCGCGACGAGCGGCCCTGGGTGCACGACGCCCGGCCGCAGCTGATCGTGCCGAACCTGCACGCGCTGTGCGTTGCGCTCGGCGCCTGA
- the hemH gene encoding ferrochelatase, which translates to MPPHPENAPPGTPRTAVLWCNLGSPDAPTAAAVRPYLADFLGDPRVVEIPRAIWALILHGIILRVRPAKSAAKYASIWMPEGSPLKVFTQKQATLLAGWLGERGHRVTVRDAMRYANPSIASRLDALQAEGVTRVLVLQAYPQYSATTTASVIDAVNDWSRKQRRLPEFRFVNDFHDDPAYIEALAQGIEKHWKTEGRGEVLLMSFHGIPARNIALGDPYQSQCLETARLLAERLGLSAAQHRVTFQSRFGRAKWLEPYTEPTLRELGASGIQRVDVVCPGFPADCLETLEEIAMEGREAFMHAGGKTFSYIPCLNDSPAWITALAGIAERNLAGWPTQSTAR; encoded by the coding sequence ATGCCTCCACATCCCGAGAACGCCCCGCCGGGCACCCCGCGCACCGCCGTGCTCTGGTGCAACCTGGGTTCGCCCGATGCACCGACCGCCGCCGCCGTGCGCCCCTACCTCGCAGACTTCCTGGGCGACCCGCGCGTGGTCGAGATTCCCAGGGCGATCTGGGCGCTCATCCTGCACGGCATCATCCTGCGCGTGCGCCCGGCCAAGTCGGCCGCCAAGTACGCGAGCATCTGGATGCCCGAGGGCTCGCCGCTCAAGGTGTTCACCCAGAAGCAGGCCACGCTGCTGGCGGGCTGGCTCGGTGAGCGCGGCCACCGCGTGACGGTGCGCGACGCGATGCGCTACGCCAACCCGTCGATCGCCTCGCGCCTCGACGCGCTGCAGGCCGAGGGCGTCACCCGCGTGCTGGTGCTGCAGGCCTACCCGCAATACTCGGCCACCACAACGGCCAGCGTGATCGACGCGGTGAACGACTGGAGCCGCAAGCAACGCCGCCTGCCGGAGTTCCGCTTCGTGAATGACTTCCACGACGACCCGGCCTACATCGAGGCGCTGGCCCAAGGCATCGAGAAACACTGGAAGACCGAAGGCCGCGGCGAGGTGCTGCTGATGAGCTTCCACGGCATTCCCGCGCGCAACATCGCGCTCGGCGATCCGTACCAGTCTCAATGCCTGGAAACCGCGCGCCTGCTCGCAGAGCGACTGGGCCTTTCGGCGGCGCAGCACCGCGTCACCTTCCAGTCGCGCTTCGGCCGCGCCAAGTGGCTCGAGCCCTACACCGAACCCACGCTGCGCGAACTCGGTGCCTCCGGCATCCAGCGCGTCGACGTGGTGTGCCCCGGCTTCCCGGCCGACTGCCTCGAAACGCTCGAGGAAATCGCCATGGAAGGCCGCGAGGCCTTCATGCACGCGGGCGGCAAGACATTCAGCTATATCCCGTGCCTGAACGACAGCCCGGCATGGATCACCGCGCTCGCGGGCATTGCCGAGCGCAACCTGGCGGGCTGGCCCACGCAGTCGACCGCGCGCTGA
- a CDS encoding thioredoxin family protein: protein MLSRRAFSGLAAGASALAAAAGGGWPVRSALAASPGLRDYGKAPEFAGIDKWLNSEPLTLKRLAGQVVLVDFWTYSCINCIRTLPHVVSWYEKYKDQGFVVVGVHSPEFAYEKLTRNVEDAIRRFNIRYPVAQDNAFATWKAYDNQYWPAFYLVDSKGQVMRQHFGEGEYAEMEAAIQALLARKSAG from the coding sequence ATGCTGTCCAGGAGAGCGTTCTCGGGGCTCGCCGCGGGGGCGTCGGCCCTGGCTGCGGCGGCCGGTGGCGGGTGGCCGGTACGCAGTGCCCTGGCCGCGTCGCCGGGCCTGCGCGACTACGGCAAGGCCCCCGAGTTCGCGGGCATCGACAAGTGGCTCAACTCGGAGCCGCTCACGCTGAAGAGGCTGGCCGGGCAGGTGGTGCTGGTCGACTTCTGGACCTACTCGTGCATCAACTGCATCCGCACGCTGCCGCACGTGGTGAGCTGGTACGAGAAGTACAAGGACCAGGGCTTCGTGGTGGTGGGCGTGCACTCGCCCGAATTCGCCTATGAGAAGCTCACGCGCAACGTGGAAGATGCGATCCGGCGCTTCAACATTCGCTATCCGGTGGCGCAGGACAACGCCTTTGCCACCTGGAAGGCCTACGACAACCAGTACTGGCCGGCCTTCTACCTGGTCGACAGCAAGGGTCAGGTGATGCGGCAGCACTTCGGCGAGGGCGAATACGCCGAGATGGAAGCCGCGATCCAGGCGCTGCTGGCGCGCAAATCGGCGGGCTGA
- a CDS encoding DUF1993 domain-containing protein encodes MALSLYDLSVPVFARGLGQLTHLLDKGLAHAKANGIDPATLVEARLAPDMLTLAGQIQRASDASKLGTARIAGITAPSFPDEEKTWDDLLARIAKTQDFLASVDRALIDGQEERPVTIKAREGEAHFTAQRYLLQFALPNFFFHVTTAYDVLRHKGIPIGKMDYLGKF; translated from the coding sequence ATGGCGCTCTCTCTGTACGACCTGTCGGTGCCCGTCTTCGCACGCGGACTCGGCCAACTCACCCATCTGCTCGACAAGGGCCTGGCGCACGCTAAGGCCAACGGCATCGACCCGGCCACGCTGGTCGAGGCGCGCCTGGCGCCCGACATGCTCACCCTGGCCGGCCAGATCCAGCGCGCCAGCGATGCCTCGAAGCTGGGCACGGCCCGCATCGCCGGCATCACCGCGCCGAGCTTTCCCGACGAGGAAAAGACCTGGGACGACCTGCTCGCCCGCATCGCGAAGACGCAGGACTTCCTCGCGAGCGTGGACCGCGCGCTGATCGACGGCCAGGAAGAGCGTCCCGTGACCATCAAGGCGCGCGAAGGCGAGGCGCATTTCACCGCGCAGCGCTACCTGCTGCAGTTCGCGCTGCCCAACTTCTTCTTCCATGTGACCACGGCCTACGACGTGCTGCGCCACAAGGGCATCCCGATCGGCAAGATGGATTACCTCGGCAAGTTCTGA
- a CDS encoding alpha/beta fold hydrolase — protein MSDNNNNQIPLSRYAQLAGREIHWLEWGAEDAPVVIAWHGLARTGRDMDELAQHFASRGFRVICPDTIGRGLSQWSPLPDEEYKLSFYARIANALCDELRLGRVHWVGTSMGGAIGTVCASGLFEPRMKARIASLVLNDNAPELAQPAIERIRAYAGQPPAFDTVAELEAFFRTVYKPYGWLSDAQWRRLTESSTRRLSDGRVTPHYDPAMVRQFSAHDNDYLIWPHYDAIEVPVLCLRGVESDLVLPEVVEQMRRRGPGAAGRLQVIEVPACGHAPALNVPEQLEPIEGFIRAAGR, from the coding sequence ATGAGCGACAACAACAACAATCAGATTCCACTCTCGCGCTATGCGCAGCTCGCGGGCCGCGAGATCCACTGGCTTGAGTGGGGCGCCGAAGACGCACCCGTGGTCATCGCCTGGCACGGACTGGCGCGCACCGGCCGCGACATGGACGAGCTGGCGCAGCACTTCGCCTCGCGCGGCTTCCGCGTGATCTGCCCCGACACCATTGGCCGCGGCCTGAGCCAATGGAGCCCGCTGCCCGACGAGGAATACAAGCTGTCGTTCTACGCACGCATCGCCAACGCGCTGTGCGACGAACTGCGGCTGGGGCGTGTGCACTGGGTCGGCACCTCGATGGGCGGTGCCATCGGCACGGTCTGCGCGTCGGGGCTGTTCGAGCCGCGCATGAAGGCGCGCATCGCGAGCCTGGTGCTCAACGACAACGCGCCCGAACTGGCCCAGCCCGCCATCGAGCGCATCCGCGCCTACGCGGGCCAGCCGCCCGCGTTCGACACCGTGGCCGAGCTGGAGGCGTTCTTTCGCACCGTCTACAAGCCCTACGGCTGGCTCAGCGATGCGCAATGGCGCCGTTTGACCGAAAGCTCCACGCGCCGGCTGTCCGACGGCCGCGTCACGCCGCACTACGACCCGGCCATGGTCCGGCAGTTCAGCGCGCACGACAACGACTACCTGATCTGGCCGCACTACGACGCCATCGAGGTGCCTGTGCTGTGCCTGCGCGGCGTGGAGTCCGACCTGGTGCTGCCCGAAGTGGTCGAGCAGATGCGCCGGCGCGGTCCCGGCGCGGCCGGCCGGCTGCAGGTGATCGAAGTGCCTGCCTGCGGCCACGCGCCGGCGCTCAACGTGCCCGAACAACTGGAGCCGATCGAAGGGTTTATCCGCGCGGCCGGTCGTTGA
- a CDS encoding branched-chain amino acid ABC transporter permease, producing the protein MFLKRLLSNDMPRSRLLALLLVVLFLALAFAPFIFPGVKALSVAAKILVFVVLVASFDLLLGYTGIVSFAHTMFFGIGAYGIAISASRLGPNWGAVLVGLGASLAVSLVLSFAIGLFSLRVRAIFFAMITLAVASAFQTLASQLSDFTGGEDGLTFKLPELISPSFEFSEEPFLGVSLDGRLLCYYLLFVAAVVLVLALLRIVNSPFGRVLQAIRENEFRAEAIGYRVVVYRTTAAVLSALFATLAGAMLAIWLRYNGPDTSLSFEIMIDVLLIVVIGGMGTIYGAAIGAVLFVIAQSYLQDLLRIGNEAASGLPWLAALLSPDRWLLWLGVLFVLSVYYFPTGIVGKLRARAAR; encoded by the coding sequence GTGTTCCTGAAACGACTTCTCTCCAACGACATGCCGCGCAGCCGCCTTCTGGCGCTGCTGCTGGTGGTGCTGTTCCTTGCGCTGGCGTTCGCGCCTTTCATCTTCCCGGGCGTGAAGGCGCTGAGCGTCGCGGCCAAGATCCTGGTGTTCGTGGTGCTGGTGGCCAGCTTCGATCTGTTGCTGGGCTACACCGGCATCGTGAGCTTCGCGCACACGATGTTCTTCGGCATCGGTGCCTATGGCATCGCCATCTCGGCCTCGCGGCTCGGGCCCAACTGGGGCGCGGTGCTGGTGGGGCTGGGCGCGTCGCTGGCGGTCTCGCTGGTGCTGTCGTTCGCCATCGGGCTGTTCTCGCTGCGGGTGCGCGCGATCTTCTTCGCGATGATCACGCTGGCCGTGGCCTCGGCGTTCCAGACGCTGGCCTCGCAGCTGTCGGACTTCACCGGCGGCGAAGACGGCCTGACCTTCAAGCTGCCCGAGCTGATCTCGCCGAGCTTCGAGTTCTCCGAGGAGCCTTTCCTCGGCGTGTCGCTCGACGGCCGGCTGCTGTGCTACTACCTGCTTTTCGTGGCGGCGGTGGTGCTGGTGCTGGCGCTGCTGCGCATCGTGAATTCTCCGTTCGGCCGCGTGCTGCAGGCGATCCGCGAGAACGAGTTCCGCGCCGAGGCCATCGGTTACCGCGTGGTGGTGTACCGCACCACGGCCGCCGTGCTGTCGGCGCTCTTCGCCACGCTGGCCGGCGCGATGCTGGCGATCTGGCTGCGCTACAACGGGCCCGACACCTCGCTGAGCTTCGAGATCATGATCGACGTGCTGCTCATCGTGGTGATCGGCGGCATGGGCACCATCTACGGCGCGGCCATCGGCGCGGTGCTGTTCGTCATTGCGCAGAGTTACCTGCAGGACCTGCTGCGCATCGGCAACGAGGCCGCGAGCGGCCTGCCTTGGCTGGCCGCGCTGCTGTCGCCCGACCGCTGGCTGCTGTGGCTCGGCGTGCTTTTCGTGCTGTCCGTCTATTACTTTCCCACCGGCATCGTCGGCAAACTGCGAGCAAGGGCTGCGCGATGA
- a CDS encoding branched-chain amino acid ABC transporter permease has product MKLDFDWKPLLLAPVLALAALPLTGSFSTWLTLTVAGLAMGMIIFIIASGLTLVFGLMDVLNFGHGVFIALGAFVASSVLGLMGDWTGSGELWRNLVAVFPAMLVAMLVAGAVGLAFERFIVRPVYGQHLKQILITMGGMIIGEELIKVIWGPAQVPLPLPEALRGSLLVGDAAISKYRLLAVAVGVVVFGVLAWTLGRTKIGLLIRAGVQDREMVESLGYRIGRLFVGVFVVGSALAGLGGVMWGLFQQNLVPQMGAQVNVLIFIVIIIGGLGSTGGALIGALLVGLMTNYIGFLLPTLTQFASIFLMVAVLLWRPQGVYPVANR; this is encoded by the coding sequence ATGAAACTCGACTTCGACTGGAAGCCGCTGCTGCTGGCCCCGGTGCTGGCGCTCGCCGCGCTGCCGCTGACCGGCTCCTTCTCCACCTGGCTCACGCTCACCGTGGCGGGCCTGGCCATGGGCATGATCATCTTCATCATCGCCTCGGGCCTCACGCTCGTGTTCGGCCTGATGGACGTGCTGAACTTCGGCCACGGCGTGTTCATTGCGCTGGGCGCCTTCGTGGCGAGCAGCGTGCTCGGCCTGATGGGCGACTGGACCGGTTCGGGCGAGCTGTGGCGCAACCTCGTGGCGGTGTTCCCCGCCATGCTGGTCGCGATGCTCGTGGCCGGCGCGGTGGGGCTGGCCTTCGAGCGCTTCATCGTGCGGCCTGTGTACGGCCAGCATCTGAAGCAGATCCTCATCACGATGGGCGGCATGATCATCGGCGAGGAGCTCATCAAGGTGATCTGGGGCCCGGCGCAGGTTCCGCTGCCGCTGCCCGAGGCCCTGCGCGGCTCGCTGCTGGTGGGCGATGCGGCCATCAGCAAGTACCGCCTGCTTGCGGTGGCCGTGGGCGTGGTGGTGTTCGGCGTGCTCGCTTGGACGCTGGGCCGCACCAAGATCGGCCTGCTCATCCGCGCCGGCGTGCAGGACCGCGAGATGGTCGAGTCGCTGGGCTACCGCATCGGCCGGCTGTTCGTCGGGGTGTTCGTGGTGGGCAGCGCGCTGGCCGGCTTGGGCGGCGTGATGTGGGGGCTGTTCCAGCAGAACCTGGTGCCGCAGATGGGCGCGCAGGTCAACGTGCTGATCTTCATCGTCATCATCATCGGCGGGCTGGGCTCGACGGGCGGTGCGCTCATCGGCGCGCTGCTGGTGGGGCTGATGACCAACTACATCGGCTTCCTGCTGCCCACGCTCACGCAGTTCGCGAGCATCTTCCTGATGGTCGCCGTGCTGCTGTGGCGTCCGCAGGGTGTGTACCCCGTGGCGAACCGCTGA
- a CDS encoding ABC transporter ATP-binding protein — MTTQNLLSLEGVHTHIGAYHILHGVDLAVPRGQLTMLLGRNGAGKTTTLRTIMGLWHASQGRVRFGDKEITAQHTPQIAGLGIAYVPENMGIFSDLTVKENMLLAARGAKNAQQIDDTRLKWIFKLFPAVEKFWNHPAGKLSGGQKQMLAVSRAIVEPRELLIIDEPSKGLAPVMINNMIDAFAELKRSGVTILLVEQNINFAQRLGDTVAVMDNGRVVHAGSMAEFSADAQLQQSLLGLAL; from the coding sequence ATGACAACTCAGAACCTGTTGAGTCTCGAAGGCGTGCACACGCACATCGGGGCGTATCACATCCTGCACGGCGTGGACCTGGCCGTGCCGCGTGGTCAGCTCACGATGCTGCTGGGCCGCAACGGCGCGGGCAAGACGACCACGCTGCGAACCATCATGGGCCTGTGGCATGCGTCGCAGGGCAGGGTGCGCTTCGGTGACAAGGAAATCACCGCCCAGCACACGCCGCAGATCGCCGGCCTGGGCATTGCCTACGTGCCCGAGAACATGGGCATCTTCTCCGACCTCACGGTGAAGGAGAACATGCTGCTGGCCGCGCGTGGCGCCAAGAACGCGCAGCAGATCGACGACACGCGCCTGAAGTGGATCTTCAAGCTCTTCCCCGCGGTCGAGAAATTCTGGAACCACCCGGCGGGCAAGCTGTCGGGCGGGCAGAAGCAGATGCTGGCCGTGTCTCGCGCCATCGTGGAGCCGCGCGAGCTGCTCATCATCGACGAACCCAGCAAGGGCCTGGCGCCCGTGATGATCAACAACATGATCGATGCCTTCGCCGAGCTCAAGCGCAGCGGCGTGACCATCCTGCTGGTCGAGCAAAACATCAACTTCGCCCAGCGCCTGGGCGACACCGTCGCGGTGATGGACAACGGCCGCGTGGTGCACGCGGGCTCCATGGCGGAGTTCTCCGCCGACGCGCAACTGCAGCAATCGCTGCTCGGACTGGCTCTATGA
- a CDS encoding ABC transporter ATP-binding protein — protein sequence MLETRDLTIRFGGHVAVNNVSCAFAPGTLTAIVGPNGAGKTTYFNLISGQLKASAGTVSLDGQPLSGLSPSARTHAGLGRAFQLTNLFPNLTVLENVRLAVQATREGAHRRGLNLWSIWSDHQALTERADQILADVALESREHATVASLPHGDQRKLEVALLMALEPKVFMFDEPTAGMNAAEAPVILDLIRKLKQDKTKTILLVEHKMDVVRELADRIIVLHNGTLVADGEPAEVIASPVVQEAYLGVAKEVAA from the coding sequence ATGCTTGAGACCCGAGATCTGACCATCCGCTTCGGTGGGCACGTGGCCGTCAACAATGTGAGCTGCGCTTTCGCGCCGGGCACGCTGACGGCCATCGTGGGCCCCAACGGCGCGGGCAAGACCACCTACTTCAACCTGATCTCGGGCCAGCTCAAGGCGAGCGCCGGCACGGTGTCGCTCGACGGGCAGCCGCTGTCGGGCCTGTCGCCGTCCGCGCGCACGCACGCGGGGCTGGGGCGGGCCTTCCAGCTCACCAACCTGTTCCCGAACCTCACCGTGCTGGAGAACGTGCGCCTGGCGGTGCAGGCCACGCGCGAGGGCGCGCACCGGCGGGGGCTCAATCTTTGGAGCATCTGGAGCGACCACCAGGCGCTGACCGAGCGCGCCGACCAGATCCTGGCCGACGTGGCGCTGGAATCGCGCGAACACGCGACGGTGGCCAGCCTGCCGCACGGCGACCAGCGCAAGCTGGAAGTGGCATTGCTGATGGCGCTGGAGCCCAAGGTCTTCATGTTCGACGAGCCCACGGCCGGCATGAACGCGGCCGAGGCGCCCGTCATCCTCGACCTGATCCGCAAGCTCAAGCAGGACAAGACCAAGACCATCCTGCTGGTCGAACACAAGATGGACGTGGTGCGCGAACTGGCCGACCGCATCATCGTGCTGCACAACGGCACGCTGGTGGCCGACGGCGAACCGGCCGAGGTGATCGCCTCGCCGGTGGTGCAGGAGGCCTACCTGGGCGTGGCGAAGGAGGTGGCTGCATGA
- a CDS encoding extracellular catalytic domain type 2 short-chain-length polyhydroxyalkanoate depolymerase, producing the protein MPAMRLNWKGLAAAAAMAVAAQAAMAAVPLPSLGANPAEVSVSGLSAGGFAAVQLHVAYSATFKRGAGVVAGGPFYCAEGSVLNATGRCMTHGSSIPVSSLVSTTNSWAASGAIDPVSNLSASKVYMFSGTSDNTVKQAVMDDLKTYYQSFVPAANIVYKNNIGAGHAMVTDDYGGACSTTAAPYINNCGFDLAGEILTQIYGPLNPRNNGTLGGTFTEFNQSEFVTGHGMAATGWIYVPQACTTTSCRVHLVLHGCKQNYSDVSDQYVRKTGYNRWADTNNIVLIYPQTSTAATNSCWDWWGYDSANYAKKSGPQMAAFKAMIDRVTSVGGGGSGLPAPTGVGTSGATSTSMVIGWNAVSGASGYNVYRGGSKVNASPVTATSYTDSGLAASTSYSWTVAALNASNAEGAMSTAATGATTAGSGGGGTGTCYTASNYTHTIAGRAYALYGLTYAYGSNQSMGLWNIYATTTLKQTGPNYYVIGSC; encoded by the coding sequence ATGCCAGCGATGCGATTGAACTGGAAGGGACTTGCCGCCGCTGCGGCGATGGCGGTGGCGGCGCAGGCCGCGATGGCGGCGGTGCCGCTGCCGTCGCTCGGCGCCAACCCGGCGGAGGTGAGCGTGTCCGGCCTGTCGGCCGGCGGTTTCGCGGCGGTGCAGTTGCACGTGGCCTATTCGGCCACCTTCAAGCGCGGCGCCGGCGTGGTGGCCGGCGGGCCGTTCTATTGCGCCGAGGGTTCGGTGCTCAACGCCACCGGCCGGTGCATGACGCACGGCAGCAGCATCCCGGTGTCGTCGCTCGTGAGCACCACCAACAGCTGGGCCGCCAGCGGCGCGATCGACCCGGTGTCCAACCTGAGCGCCTCCAAGGTGTACATGTTCTCGGGCACCTCCGACAACACCGTCAAGCAGGCGGTGATGGACGACCTGAAGACCTACTACCAGAGCTTCGTGCCGGCGGCCAACATCGTCTACAAGAACAACATCGGCGCCGGCCACGCGATGGTCACCGACGACTACGGCGGCGCCTGCAGCACCACCGCGGCGCCGTACATCAACAACTGCGGCTTCGACCTGGCGGGCGAGATCCTCACGCAGATCTACGGCCCGCTGAATCCGCGCAACAACGGCACGCTGGGCGGCACCTTCACCGAGTTCAACCAGTCGGAATTCGTCACTGGCCACGGCATGGCCGCGACCGGCTGGATCTACGTGCCGCAGGCCTGCACCACCACCTCGTGCCGCGTGCACCTGGTGCTGCACGGCTGCAAGCAGAACTACTCGGACGTGAGCGACCAGTACGTGCGCAAGACCGGCTACAACCGCTGGGCCGACACCAACAACATCGTGCTGATCTATCCGCAGACCAGCACCGCGGCCACCAACAGCTGCTGGGACTGGTGGGGCTACGACAGCGCCAACTATGCGAAGAAGTCGGGCCCGCAGATGGCGGCGTTCAAGGCCATGATCGACCGCGTGACCAGCGTCGGCGGCGGCGGCAGCGGCCTGCCCGCGCCCACCGGCGTGGGTACCTCGGGCGCGACCAGCACCAGCATGGTGATCGGCTGGAACGCCGTGAGCGGCGCCAGCGGCTACAACGTGTACCGCGGCGGCAGCAAGGTCAACGCCTCGCCGGTCACCGCCACCAGCTACACCGACAGCGGCCTGGCCGCGTCGACCAGCTACAGCTGGACCGTGGCCGCGCTGAACGCGAGCAACGCCGAAGGCGCCATGTCGACGGCGGCCACCGGCGCCACCACGGCGGGCAGCGGCGGCGGCGGCACCGGCACCTGCTACACCGCGAGCAACTACACCCATACCATCGCCGGACGCGCCTATGCCCTGTACGGGCTGACCTATGCCTACGGCTCGAACCAGTCCATGGGGCTGTGGAACATCTACGCGACCACCACGCTGAAGCAGACCGGCCCCAACTACTACGTGATCGGCAGCTGCTGA